tgcttttcaacTATTAGAATTTTTGTATGGTTACATTTTTGGTTGCAAATAAGAAATACAGATAAATGGCATTGGAGAATTTGTAAGAGATTGCATGTGTGTTTAAACTTAACCGAAGCCAAAAATGTACTAGTAATAAAAAGTGGCAATAGCTGAGTATTTAGACAATATCCTTTTATTAAGAGTTGTTAGTTCCTTAGTAGATCACGAGTTTTTGACTTGTGAGTGACGATTATGATACGTCCTTTTGTGTTTTAACCGTTGATTTCCAGCTTAATCAGGAGATTTCCTTTTGCAAGATCACTAACCGTCCCTCTTTCTTATTTTCATtacttaagagttacaaaacacAAGTAAAATACTCCCACAAGTAAATTTCAAACACATGAAAGAGAACACTTGTACTCttactatgtatatatatcgCACACTAGTTTAGGACTTTAGCTGACATTACACTCTCTTTCTGAAGAGTCAACATCGCCAGCTACTAACCCTGAAATAAACTGAGCTTCATTTTCTTCATCACCGTCCACGTCAGTCAAAACGTATCTCCTCTCTGTAAAAGCCGATGTCTGACGTCTCTGTAGCCGCAGAACATGCATGATTACTTCAGGGGTCAATGTCACCCTCGACTGCTCTTCTCTTCCTACCCTGTTCGATTCCGTTACCTGCTTTCCCCAAAACAACACATCTTCAGTGTCTGGAAACACATTGGTCCAGAGGAGATGTGATTATTACCTTTTCGATGTTTTCTGGGAGAGACATAACATCGTTTGACACTGGAGTCCAGAGCTTAACGCTTCTTTCAATACCGCAGGACGCAAGAAACGTTATGTGCGGGTGAGACTCAAGCTGATTCACCACTCGCCTATCACCCAACATTGCCCGCACAAGCTTACCTCCTCTCTTCTTCCATATAAAGATGTGACCACAGTCTGAACCACTCATCACGTATTCATCATTTGGACCCATAAAGTTCACTCCTTTAACCGTTTGCGCGTTGCGGTGACCTGTATACACCTGCGGTTCTTCCATTTCCTGTAGTTTCTCTGCAGAGATACCAACGGGGGACGAACCGAAACCCATGTTTTTCTCAAACAGATAAATGAGCTCGTCGTTGTAAGAGACCAGTAGTTCGCTGGCTTTGGAATATGCCACCCCCGTGACGTGAACGCTGTTGGTTTCCCGGAGATGACGAGGACAAAAGGTGTTCACAGGCGCGTCTGGTACGATGTGGCGACATACGGGAGCTAGCTGTACTCTTCTAGTGTCGTAAACTCGTGCGTATTCGTCGGAACCCCCAACCGCAAGATAATGTGGGTTCCTGGGATCTATGGCTATAGAGTTAAGTCTGATTCTACTGCTGGAGTGATGTCTCCTGCATCCGTGTGTGAACGGAGAGGAATACAAAACCGTAGTGGAACTGTTGCTTCGTATATCAAACTGTCCGATGAAGAAACAAAGACAAGTTCAGAAAACCTGAGATTGAGAAATGAGTATACCATAGAGAATGAGAGAGAACAACATGTTGAACAAAACCATCTTCGCCGCAGCTGTAGAATACGTTAGGATCTCCAGGCAAAACAGCAAGCTTGTACACGCGACCACGGTGCCTCCCGAGTCTTTTCGTCTCCACTTTACCATTTTCCAGGATCTGACCAAGTCTTACCTGCAAAATGGAATCAACACCAGATGATTTAAATCAACTATactatatatgattttaaaacagACACATACTTGTCCGTCAGCACCAGATGTTATGATGGTCCGGTCATCTGTGAAGGGCATGAACTTAGTCTGAAACACATTTTCACAGTGGCCGGAAGGATAAGTCAGCGTCCTGGTTCCATTCAACAAGTTCCAGAGCATGATTTGTCGATCATCAGAGCCCGAAACAAGAATATCTGCAGTGGAACTGAACTCCACAGCATTGACGCATCCTTCATGCCCATTTAACTTCCCGTATACATCGAGTTTCTTCACTATCCCCTGAAACTAGCCAAAATCAATACATTGTGTGGACTCAAGATCGTTCTCTAGACACTTTCTACCTGGAAATGACCACTACCATCCATGAATTCAAAGTAGAAATCCAGAAAAATGACAAGACTTTCTGATACTTATGACATAAAAGAACCAAACTTTACCCTccccgagagagagagaaaaacgaGAACCTCAGAGGCGGAGATTCGACGAGAGATTGACCTCGGATGAGAGAAGCCCATCTCCCTCTTGAATATCTCCCTGAACCCTTCATCGCTTCCTCTTCCTTTCGCCATTTGTACGAGTCAGCAAGTCTCTCTATGCTTTTCCTTTCGCCAATATCTCCGACACGGACATCCTGTCGTCTGCGGCAATCGAACCGTGACGTACTGTTGTTTTATCCACTCTAAACGGCATACGCATCACAAGTCCCAAACCCACATTTGATTTGTagtttgtttcattttctttttaccaattTGGAAGggaaaaaaattccaaaaactacctcatataatttttatttgctatTAAAATATACAGTGGAAACtcgataaatattattttccgagttggaccggttcaaaatatgacacaacTCATTAAGATAGTAAAAATGATCTTAAGAGATATTTTAGGTAAATATATgtctcattaaaattataaattaatacatatatatattatataagtacaaaAACATTGTATTATTGGCTTATATCcacaatgaaattatttttatattcttttaatttcaatatatattgataatatttagtaaaattctaTCTAAAATTATAAGAATGGAAATTTTTCCTTGACTGTTCTGTTGTATTTACTTTGAAATATATTGCGTGAGTTGTTACAAGCTGTTGCTACAAAACAGGGATACACAAgctaaaaaatctaaacaaagaATAATGGATATTATTTAGATTCTGACAAAAATTACATCTTAATTCTgtgaaacatatttttatacacaaaataatacataataaaataatatgaaagtaaAACTTCTAAAATGTGATTAATTTATATAGAGTAGAGCTAACTATTTACTTAATctataaagaaatatatttgaaaatagaaCAATCTAAAAAGGAAACTTTTTAAGAattaactagatctcgatccgcgcaaccgcagatgtttttgtttttatttatttttatataaatattttattttcaattctaaattggtacatattataatatatgtgtctatcaatttttaaaatattttattatatttttttcattgaatagattgttttaaattttcacatgtatttgtatcttcttcttctatatatatatatatattttcggattattatttcattattaaaatcgtaactatatatataaagattagtaaaatatttttttattgtcatattgaaagatattgtaacatttcaaaaatttagaaagtttttttaaaattaaacatttcgcttcatagatttatattatcgagtaaataattaaacatatagtttttgtttagtttttaaaataaactatatagtttaaaattagttttcattggtttaaggtagtaaatattaatcatttttagataatatgatttttgttatttaaaaaaaatctttataattttaaaagttaacatcaaaaaatatttaaatatgtaatattatatatgaaggcatagtattacaacattaaattatatctattaaatttatattatctataaatctaatggatcatctattctttAGATCCAATTTTTGATaccccaataaaaatttctggtaggtccaaaatttaaatgataagattagagattaaatgtaacatgacttctTAGGAATATGtttattaggtccattttttaaaaaatcacacatgaatcaaagttgtgacttctgttttaatatataagatagctgtataaaataataaatacctAATCCGAACATTAttagtttataactttttttactaaataagATATTTCATCTTCCCATTTAGTACTCAACTTATTTTTAGATAACCAATTAAtacattaacatttttaaaaggaaaatttgACACCAGAAAACTAACAACTTCAAACTTGTTAAACAAAATCGTTAAAATGATGTTTAAATATTAGAATGGTTTAATGACTAGTTAAACGAAAATGGTTAAGTAGGAGAAGGAAATATAatgttaggttgctagaacggAATGGAATGTTAGGTTTCTAGCATGGAATTATTTGTTAATATTAGATATGTTACGGGTTGCATGTTAGCAGGTTTGAATATCCTCACTGAGTACTTTTGTATGTCCATGCCTCCTTTTGTGATGCAGATAAGGAGTAGTTGTTTGGACCGGAGTGCGGGACAATGAAGATCATCAGGACTTGGTATCATACTTTGTGGACTGTATGGGAGTTTTACGAACTTTATTCTTATTGCCTGCGTTATTTAAATCGGTTTTATTAATAACGGTTATGTATTTAGTATGTTTACTTGATGATCCCAACTTTACTTCGAATTTCCAAAGGCTTTCCAAATATTTATGGGTCGGAGTGTTTCAAGATTAGCCCACGAAAGTTGAAGACCCATCCCAAGCTTAGAATATAATCCATGCCGAGCTGACATGGTCAAACCAAATGTAAAGAGGATCTACACATTAAAGATGATCTTCAAGGTACTTGATACTCGCCGCAGACCATGTCGTAATTACGATCCACCCCTCAACATCTATAAAAAGAGAACCAAGGAGAAGGAGAAAGGGATCCAAGACTTAACACTTCGAAACTATGCTCAATACACTTTTACTCTCTTATCTCTGATATCCCAGACTCGCCACTCTTGTATCAAatcataatattaataaaacactTACTTTCCACACAAAATCATCAGTAGACATTCATTATTTCCATTAGTTGCTTGTTACATACGTTAACATAAACCCTTACCTTAATTTCTGTGTGGACTTTGAGATTCATCATCATGCATAGAAATTTAAAGCAAAGTTCTCATACTTTCTGAAACTCACAAACCAATATAGTGTTTTGAGATTCTAACCCAACCAAAGTACGTAGTACCAACCCATCAGGATGCATGACTTCAACATGAGATTGCTACTCTATGAAGCAACCTCCATATTTTTTCTTGCAAGTTGCAAGTCTTTCTTATAACCTAAAGGAATGAAACATTGTGTTCAGATCAGGTATTTGCTGAAGTTGTTCTATTtctgtcttcttttttttaaaaaaaaaactgaagttGTTCTATAACCTAATGTGAATAAGCCATCGATCCAAAGAAAATCGAAGACAAAGATCATACATATAAGCTagcaaaaacaaatcacaaGCCATAAACCTGAGGGCGAGAAAAATGAGAATCATATTCACTGTCACTAGATCTATATGTAAATCAACCTAAATGAATAGGAAGAAGAGTCGAAGGGTCAAAACGTTGATTATGTAATTTATGCTATTAAATGTACAGGAAGCATCTACAAATTTGCAGGGATGACGAAATAGATTCATgttgtagaaaaaaaattgacatcgagaaagagacgaagaagacactgattgtaaaataaaaaagattgacttgaaatgatttaaagcaacattTTCCCTGAAGTATCAACATATGATTGACCTAAATTCTTTGAAAATAGTCTCTTATATATTAGACATATAAATGCAAAACACTTACAGTATAATGTAaactaggtgataacccgcgccCTGCTCGGAGCAAGAAGATTTTTAAagtattataacttttaatatgtagacataataaaagttaaagtcatagtaaaaaaaatatatgtaagaaaGTACGGATTATAGCTAAGAATTTTAGTatgtcaatataaatttatatgcgatggactttaaaattaaattgtatatttgtttgcatgcgggtaaattataaatataatattaaatgaaacataatcaatagtctaataaaatagaaaaggaacaatgtataagaaaacaaaagaaaataaaaaatagagacAAAATAACTGCTGTCAATAATGCCTTCAGAAGTCTTCGTTTCCAATCCTATTATGAGCAATAGCAAAGAGATCATCTAgagaaattaaaaacattatttaacaaaatatgtgAATGCATGTATTACCTCAATCGTGAAATAGGTAAGGAAAATCAGTGATGGTCACGCAAAAAATATATCAGAAATATTTCCTATCGATTAAGGTAAGTCTTTCAattctttgaattttgtttccttGAATACGTTAACAATTCAATTGTGTTTCCTTAACATTTTGAAGCATTAAGTGTTGGGAATAATTGGTTACTAAGTGATACCCGCGCCCTGCGCGGGGTGAGTGATCAAaaacagcttttttttttaattttaaaattgtgcaTGTATGTATAATGTAaacttaattgtttttttatggttgtgtaattgatttatttataaattagaaatattataaagaaaaaaaatgtataatagtgTGCAATaacttataattatttattatgaatttaagaCAAAACAAATCATAAGAAAGTTAATGACTCTTTCGATATTtcagtaatcaaattaatactCAATATACTACTTGCCTACTTGTATTGCAATGCAATATGTTTTTACATAAAATAGGCAACAATATGAATATCCAATCACGCAAATTTAATGTAAAAATTCTTCCGGTAcaaaatttatgtataaatcaaAGATGGACAATCATGTTTTCGTAATAACTTTGGCGTGGTGAAACCGTATTCGAATAACAACGATGAAATATCCGTTAAATCACTTCTATAGAAAACTACTCTTTTCACGTATATTTTGTTGTCATTATCACGCTAACATTGCCATTGACAATAATTGATTCGATCACGCGATTGACGATTCAAATTTGATTCATATATTATGGGAACACCCGAAATGGTAATGTATTAAATTGTGTTGCCTTGAAtctctactctattaaaatggTCGTCGATTACATAATTGCATTGATAGTTATGGAAATGATAAACATGGTTAACATACAATGGGGAGATTTGAAActattattaacttttaaaaatactatataatggatcgttttaagttatttttttttaaagtgtacGTATATATCTAGAAAATTTTGCGAATTCGTTATATAGCAACACGAATTCGTGAACATTGTGATTGACAACACATATATAACGAATTCGTTATATAGCAACACGCATATAAGCATATATGGAGATACATACGTACGAACGTGGGTAATAATGCTTAATGTAGTCTAACTATATAGAAAGGCATTAATATTTAAGTCAGGTTATACGAATTGCCATATTGAAATCGATAATTATGAAGAATCTCAGTTTATGGCAATAAAATCTCTGTGTAGTTAAATATGAAACCGTTTGTAATGGAAGAGTAGTAGGCgagatataaatgtttttgtcaCTCAATAAGCTTATAGTATATACGGAAGGTTTAATGTAATTAGTAATGgcaaattttgtaattagtctaGTTAAGAAAGAGTTTTTGAATATAAGGTGTGAGAGAGCTTGTGGTAATGCCACGTAGGAAATGACACATATGTAATAAACACATAAAGTAAAAGTTAGTTTTATCtaatgctcctcaaataataagaaAGGGATTTTCGAGGAATTGAATCgaaaatatcataaaacgaTTTGATATGAACATTCGTACATGTTATGATATGAACATTATGATAAACGATTTGATATTAGTTTTTTGATAAACATGGTTTACTTGTTGCCAGATTAAATATGAACACTCGTACAGGTTATGATATGAACTTTCGTACAAGTTAAAATAACCAATTCAAACCGTAAAAACTTAGTTGTACCACGTTTAAAGAAACATTTATTGTGTTGCCTTATTTAAATGAAACCCTTCCAAATTTTCGAACATACCATAAAGTCTCTCTTATGAAGGAGTTAATATGCTGCCTTAGTTAAATccccgtttttttttttgaaatcggAATGTAATCAAGTGTAAATGACTTACCATAAACATAATCCGAAGGTTATTTTTGTAATCAAGTGTAAATGATTCATCGCAGAGAAGTTGAAATTAGGGCTCTTATTCGTGGATTAAGTGAATCGCTCGATTTGGGGATCATAAACGTCGTGATTTATTGTAAAGACTGCGAGATTTACCAAAATGTAAGTGTTAAGTTTCTCTACTTCCTATTATCATTGGTAAATGCTAaacaaattgttataatttagttggtcaatagtttttaattaggtctacaaataaaaataaataaatttataaccaataaataataatacttgctaaataatctatatattaaaaataataatttattgtaactaattatcaaaattatcgAAAGAGTAAAAATTTTTGAtcgattttttatatatttatatactatataaaataatgaacgAAAAACAGTTTATAGAAACATATATAACAATTTTACATTCTTTTATAAAAACtgtattcatatataaaatattataataactatTATTGTCTTATAAAATCCATAcatactttataaattatttataaaaaagttaaaaaacatatataaaattatttatcttggcttatcataaattttaaatgctTATAAGAGGTTGTAAGTCATTTATAAGagtttctaaaataattaataatatataaaattataaaatcatttgtaaaggtttataaatctatttatatctgcataaatattttgaaggatttataaattatataaagttatattaaacatctaataaacattaacataaggctgacaaaaaaaaataaacattaacaTAAAAAGTAATTTAGGTGACTATTTCTTAAGAATCACTCGTAGttgaaagtt
This genomic interval from Brassica napus cultivar Da-Ae chromosome A6, Da-Ae, whole genome shotgun sequence contains the following:
- the LOC106347510 gene encoding protein ALTERED SEED GERMINATION 2 isoform X1 yields the protein MAKGRGSDEGFREIFKREMGFSHPRSISRRISASEFQGIVKKLDVYGKLNGHEGCVNAVEFSSTADILVSGSDDRQIMLWNLLNGTRTLTYPSGHCENVFQTKFMPFTDDRTIITSGADGQVRLGQILENGKVETKRLGRHRGRVYKLAVLPGDPNVFYSCGEDGFVQHFDIRSNSSTTVLYSSPFTHGCRRHHSSSRIRLNSIAIDPRNPHYLAVGGSDEYARVYDTRRVQLAPVCRHIVPDAPVNTFCPRHLRETNSVHVTGVAYSKASELLVSYNDELIYLFEKNMGFGSSPVGISAEKLQEMEEPQVYTGHRNAQTVKGVNFMGPNDEYVMSGSDCGHIFIWKKRGGKLVRAMLGDRRVVNQLESHPHITFLASCGIERSVKLWTPVSNDVMSLPENIEKVTESNRVGREEQSRVTLTPEVIMHVLRLQRRQTSAFTERRYVLTDVDGDEENEAQFISGLVAGDVDSSERECNVS
- the LOC106347510 gene encoding DDB1- and CUL4-associated factor 8 isoform X2 is translated as MAKGRGSDEGFREIFKREMGFSHPRSISRRISASEGIVKKLDVYGKLNGHEGCVNAVEFSSTADILVSGSDDRQIMLWNLLNGTRTLTYPSGHCENVFQTKFMPFTDDRTIITSGADGQVRLGQILENGKVETKRLGRHRGRVYKLAVLPGDPNVFYSCGEDGFVQHFDIRSNSSTTVLYSSPFTHGCRRHHSSSRIRLNSIAIDPRNPHYLAVGGSDEYARVYDTRRVQLAPVCRHIVPDAPVNTFCPRHLRETNSVHVTGVAYSKASELLVSYNDELIYLFEKNMGFGSSPVGISAEKLQEMEEPQVYTGHRNAQTVKGVNFMGPNDEYVMSGSDCGHIFIWKKRGGKLVRAMLGDRRVVNQLESHPHITFLASCGIERSVKLWTPVSNDVMSLPENIEKVTESNRVGREEQSRVTLTPEVIMHVLRLQRRQTSAFTERRYVLTDVDGDEENEAQFISGLVAGDVDSSERECNVS